One window from the genome of Brettanomyces bruxellensis chromosome 2, complete sequence encodes:
- a CDS encoding uncharacterized protein (BUSCO:EOG092649XV) has translation MVDLDWNNVPKDMCPVCKTDKYLSPEIQFKINPECYHKICDACVDRIFSLGPSVCPYPNCNKILRKNKFKTQIFDDIEVEKECDIRRRVLSIYNKKATDFKNTEEYNKYLEEIEDIVYKLLHKIDVEKTEERLKEYSIENKQSITLNNVRRDQEYEKFIRLQKLEKQYKSKRNKLNRQILYEKSNLKNLEKMTAIDQLQESSEEKDPEAVLRSVKEQMKKRSNKYREQLDELEKKYLRQKQAILRNEKSPSKKAREASMKTPFTPFNGDRLSPLPYRLHYSRYKDPYVEKVVKNEQFKAGGYKIEQYYRRSLDEAFTGLNCFIEEEKAV, from the coding sequence ATGGTGGATCTTGATTGGAATAATGTGCCCAAGGATATGTGCCCCGTGTGCAAGACGGACAAATATCTTTCTCCGGAAATACAATTTAAAATTAATCCAGAATGCTACCATAAGATATGTGATGCTTGTGTGGACCGAATATTTTCGTTAGGACCATCTGTTTGTCCGTATCCTAATTGCAACAAGATCTTACGAAAAAACAAGTTCAAAACCCAGatttttgatgatatcGAGGTAGAAAAGGAGTGCGATATTCGTCGGAGGGTGCTTAGTATATACAACAAGAAAGCAACTGATTTCAAGAATACGGAAGAGTACAACAAATACTTAGAAGAGATAGAGGACATTGTGTACAAACTTTTACACAAGATAGATGTTGAGAAAACAGAAGAGCGTTTGAAGGAATACTCGATTGAAAACAAGCAATCGATAACATTGAATAATGTGAGGAGGGACCAGGAATATGAGAAATTCATAAGACTTCAAAAACTAGAAAAGCAATACAAATCAAAACGGAACAAACTTAATAGACAGATATTATACGAAAAGagcaatttgaaaaatctaGAAAAGATGACTGCAATTGATCAGCTTCAGGAATCGTCGGAGGAGAAGGATCCAGAGGCAGTGCTTCGGTCTGTTAAAGAGCAAATGAAGAAACGGTCCAATAAATATAGGGAACAATTGGATgaacttgaaaagaagtattTAAGACAAAAACAGGCAATATTAAGAAACGAAAAATCGCCATCAAAGAAGGCACGCGAAGCTTCGATGAAAACACCTTTCACTCCATTTAATGGTGACAGATTGAGTCCGCTACCATACAGGTTACATTATAGTAGGTACAAAGATCCATATGTTGAGAAGGTTGTGAAGAATGAACAGTTCAAGGCCGGTGGCTATAAGATAGAGCAATATTATAGGAGATCTTTAGATGAGGCGTTTACAGGATTGAATTGCTTTattgaggaagaaaaggcCGTGTga
- the IMA1_3 gene encoding Integral inner nuclear membrane protein ima1 (CAZy:GH13_40~CAZy:GH13_31~CAZy:GH13_29~CAZy:GH13_23~CAZy:GH13_17~CAZy:GH13_30~CAZy:GH13_36~CAZy:GH13~CAZy:GH13_16~CAZy:GH13_35~CAZy:GH13_4~CAZy:GH13_20~CAZy:GH13_2~CAZy:GH13_1~CAZy:GH13_19): MASELSKHPETTPEWWKEATFYQIYPASFKDSNNDGWGDINGIRSKLSYLKDLGITAVWICPFYDSPQQDMGYDIRDYDKVWPTYGTNEDIFNLIKEAHDLGIKILVDLVINHCSSEHKWFKESRASKNNAKRDWFYWRKPKGFKKDGTPLPPNNWRSYFGGSAWQYDEKTGEFYLRMFASGQPDLNWENLDCRAAIFEDSMGFWLRNGVDGFRIDTAYLYSKDTTFPDAPVTNPKSEYQDPGAFVANGPRIHEFHKLMHYYMLSQINDKRIIMTVGEVGTAGNDVRLRYTSAKSNEVSEIFTFKHTELGVSKDFKFDLVPFTLKEWKLALADSFLWINGTDSWSTVYLENHDQARSISRFADDSTPESRVASGKMLAALLVSLTGTMYIYQGQELGSINLKNTPIEEYEDVEVKTNYKIVSEKYGADSKEMKDYIKGVSSVSRDHARTPLPWSSKGSTGGFSDSAKPWFIMNKTFKDGINVADETKDPNSVLNFWKRAIKVRKENKDILVYGYNFKFYDLESNEIFAFTKEYDTKRLFAIFNFTKKDVSFKFPDAKSYKLFFGTHPDANGSVTSLKPWEGRLYYAN; this comes from the coding sequence ATGGCTAGTGAGTTATCAAAGCATCCAGAGACAACCCCAGAATGGTGGAAGGAAGCTACGTTCTATCAGATTTATCCAGCTTCTTTCAAGGACTCGAATAATGATGGCTGGGGTGATATTAATGGTATCAGGTCGAAGCTTTCCTATTTAAAAGACTTAGGAATTACTGCAGTCTGGATCTGTCCATTCTATGATTCACCCCAACAGGATATGGGCTATGATATCAGAGATTATGACAAAGTCTGGCCAACATATGGTACCAATGAAgatattttcaatctcATAAAGGAAGCTCATGATTTAGGTATCAAGATTTTGGTGGACTTGGTCATTAATCACTGCTCATCTGAGCATAAATGGTTCAAGGAAAGTAGAGCCAGTAAGAATAACGCAAAAAGAGATTGGTTCTACTGGAGAAAGCCAAAGGGATTTAAAAAGGACGGCACCCCACTTCCTCCAAACAATTGGAGATCATATTTTGGAGGTTCGGCCTGGCAATACGACGAGAAAACAGGTGAGTTCTATTTACGTATGTTTGCTTCTGGTCAGCCAGATTTGAACTGGGAAAATTTGGATTGTAGGGCTGCAATCTTTGAAGATTCTATGGGATTTTGGTTAAGAAATGGTGTTGATGGCTTTAGAATTGACACTGCCTATCTCTACTCGAAGGACACCACCTTCCCAGATGCTCCTGTCACCAACCCTAAAAGTGAATATCAAGATCCGGGTGCCTTTGTTGCAAATGGACCAAGGATTCATGAATTCCATAAGTTGATGCACTATTACATGCTTTCGCAGATTAATGATAAAAGAATAATCATGACTGTTGGTGAAGTTGGAACTGCTGGTAATGACGTTAGGTTACGTTATACTAGTGCCAAGTCAAATGAAGTATCAGAGATATTTACTTTCAAGCATACTGAGCTTGGtgtttcaaaagatttTAAGTTTGATCTTGTTCCATTTACTTTAAAGGAGTGGAAACTTGCTTTGGCtgattcttttctttggaTCAATGGCACAGATTCATGGTCTACAGTTTATTTGGAAAATCATGACCAGGCTAGATCAATTTCAAGATTTGCCGATGACTCCACTCCTGAGTCCCGTGTGGCTTCTGGAAAGATGTTGGCTGCTCTCCTTGTGAGTTTGACTGGAACTATGTACATTTATCAGGGCCAGGAATTGGGATCTATTAATTTGAAGAATACTCCTATTGAAGAGTATGAGGACGTGGAAGTGAAAACTAATTACAAAATTGTTTCAGAGAAATATGGAGCCGATTCTaaggaaatgaaagatTATATAAAGGGGGTTAGCTCTGTTTCAAGGGATCATGCTAGGACGCCGTTACCATGGAGCTCTAAGGGATCCACTGGAGGATTCAGTGATTCCGCAAAGCCATGGTTTATAATGAATAAAACATTCAAGGACGGTATCAATGTTGCAGATGAAACCAAGGATCCAAACTCGGTTCTTAACTTTTGGAAGAGAGCAATTAAAGTTAGAAAGGAGAATAAAGATATTCTTGTTTACGGTTATAACTTCAAATTTTATGATCTTGAAAGCAACGAAATTTTTGCGTTTACAAAAGAATATGATACCAAGAGGTTGTTTGCAATATTTAACTTCACCAAAAAGGATGTTTCCTTCAAGTTTCCTGATGCAAAGAGCTACAAGCTATTCTTTGGAACACATCCAGATGCAAATGGTTCTGTTACAAGCTTGAAACCTTGGGAAGGTCGTCTTTATTATGCAAATTAA
- a CDS encoding uncharacterized protein (SECRETED:SignalP(1-17)) — MLSIFVVVTLYLSLASTSPVNRYVSDNRNQLISTVSFDKTIDALVYCGSHDRNKNNAVSMEPSNTGYAFQNSIKSKWDWENTKTKSEKIDYQSITTYPSDAHNGEYSFAYSSDYPSGYSSDYFESTSTISLYKHHLSIHTPGSTASASSVSQADKDIIEKSLNVFAEIDDQSNITQCQKCKERLGYGKHMAFERPDLVPDVFERYCIASKLSSTAGCHNAYHSWSANSTFMGTDFTNLLTLLNTNSLDAEYFCYYRFAGQCDIPRTPENISLAYLWNNVKPHKAHFAPIPNSKDTFNVIHVSDLHVEQDYAVGSEANCTTSMCCTVNKHSKRKNNKDKDKYTNLYEGSYYDNNDIFHLGLPVSNDNSSIYTPATTFGSYMCDSPEVLINSTFLSIRNLQKKNGPNFKFAIFTGDMVDHDGAQYISLGMSKKSEEIIFRDAKHGLRDIPLYPALGNHDSFPYGQIAPEKTKFTNRFTWNTDLMAEMWSSYNWIGKKQVDQVKRHYAGYSISTKMGLKIISMNSNAFYYGNIYSYWNMVEDSDPFGSFKFLVDELLDAESKDQRVWILYHIPMSNNILPVQSKLFTEIVERFSPYTIAGIFNGHTHRDEFQILFKGDGTNYIQKTKENALNVAYIGQSITPLAKYNPGWRYYEVDKKTFSVLNIHNYYVDLESTFGTNGSEPVWEYEYSARSAYEIDWPESSPLNATYWALVAQKMKTNSTILQMYENYAGRLSPFTTNCEDGTNCARNWCYVTSFSYDQEQNCYSAENVAHL; from the coding sequence ATGCTGTCAATATTTGTTGTAGTCACGCTATATTTGTCTCTTGCTAGTACCTCCCCAGTAAACAGGTATGTTAGTGATAATCGAAACCAGTTGATTTCAACCGTTTCATTTGATAAAACTATTGATGCTTTAGTCTATTGTGGGTCACATGatagaaacaaaaataatgctGTCTCGATGGAACCAAGCAACACAGGAtatgcttttcaaaattccataaaaagtaaatgGGATTgggaaaatacaaaaactAAGtctgaaaaaattgattatCAATCAATAACTACATATCCCAGCGATGCACATAATGGAGAATATTCCTTCGCTTATTCTTCTGATTATCCTTCAGGTTATTCTTCTGATTATTTTGAGAGCACATCCACTATTTCTCTATATAAACATCACTTATCTATTCATACCCCTGGTTCTACAGCCTCAGCTAGCTCAGTTTCACAAGCGGATAAAGATATCATTGAGAAAAGTTTGAATGTTTTTGCAGAAATAGACGATCAGTCCAATATCACTCAATGCCAGAAATGTAAAGAAAGGCTTGGCTATGGAAAACATATGGCTTTTGAGAGACCTGATTTGGTTCCAGATGTGTTTGAAAGGTACTGCATTGCCAGTAAGTTATCATCTACTGCAGGTTGTCACAATGCATATCATAGCTGGAGTGCTAACAGCACATTTATGGGAACAGACTTCACAAATTTATTGACATTATTGAATACAAATTCCCTTGATGCTGAATATTTTTGCTATTATAGATTTGCTGGCCAGTGTGATATTCCCCGAACAccagaaaatatttcccTCGCTTATCTGTGGAATAATGTTAAACCTCATAAAGCACATTTTGCTCCGATTCCAAACTCAAAGGATACTTTCAATGTGATCCATGTTTCAGATTTGCATGTAGAACAGGACTATGCCGTTGGATCAGAAGCAAATTGCACTACTTCTATGTGTTGTACTGTCAACAAACATtctaaaagaaagaataataaGGACAAAGATAAATACACTAATTTGTACGAAGGTTCGTATTATGATAATAATGACATCTTTCATTTAGGACTACCAGTCAGCAACGATAATTCTTCTATCTATACACCGGCAACCACTTTTGGAAGTTATATGTGTGATTCTCCGGAGGTGTTGATAAACTCTACATTTCTGTCAATTAgaaatcttcaaaagaagaatggtcctaatttcaaatttgcaATCTTTACTGGAGATATGGTGGATCACGATGGGGCGCAATATATCAGCCTTGGTATGAGCAAGAAGTCGGaagaaattattttcaGGGATGCGAAGCACGGCTTACGCGATATTCCACTTTACCCAGCACTCGGTAACCATGATTCTTTTCCATATGGACAAATTGCACCGGAAAAAACCAAATTTACCAATAGATTTACATGGAATACAGATTTGATGGCCGAAATGTGGTCAAGCTACAATTGGattggaaaaaagcaggTTGATCAAGTAAAACGTCATTATGCCGGATATTCGATCTCTACTAAAATGGGATTGAAAATCATCTCGATGAATAGTAATGCATTCTATTATGGAAACATATACTCATACTGGAATATGGTTGAAGATTCCGATCCTTTCGGatcattcaaatttttggtAGATGAATTACTTGATGCCGAATCAAAGGACCAACGTGTTTGGATATTGTACCATATTCCGATGTCCAATAACATTCTTCCAGTTCAATCCAAGCTTTTTACCGAAATAGTTGAAAGATTCTCACCATATACAATTGCAGGTATATTTAATGGACATACACATCGTGATGAGTTTCAAATCCTATTCAAAGGCGATGGTACCAATTACATTcagaaaacaaaggaaaatgctCTTAATGTGGCTTATATTGGACAATCAATCACGCCGCTTGCTAAATACAATCCTGGTTGGAGATATTATGAAGTTGACAAAAAAACATTCTCCGTGCTGAATATTCACAACTACTATGTTGATTTAGAAAGTACATTTGGCACTAATGGTAGTGAACCTGTTTGGGAATATGAGTATTCAGCTAGATCTGCTTATGAGATTGATTGGCCAGAGTCATCACCATTGAATGCTACATATTGGGCATTGGTTgcacaaaaaatgaaaacgaATTCTACGATTCTTCAAATGTATGAGAATTACGCTGGAAGGCTTTCACCTTTCACCACGAACTGTGAGGATGGTACAAATTGTGCAAGAAACTGGTGTTATGTTACATCGTTTTCGTATGATCAAGAACAGAACTGTTATTCAGCAGAAAATGTGGCCCATTTATAA
- the ERV14 gene encoding COPII-coated vesicle protein codes for MSGEAWLYILSVIVNAVNLFLQVFFTIMYSDLECDYINPIELCNKLNNYIVPEACIHGVLTLLFLLNGQWFSFLLNLPLLAYNANKIYKKNYMLDATEIFRTLSKHKKESFIKLGFHLLMFFYYLYRMIAALIADEDLD; via the coding sequence ATGTCTGGGGAAGCTTGGCTATATATACTATCAGTGATTGTGAACGCTGTAAACTTGTTCCTACAAGTTTTCTTCACTATCATGTACAGTGATTTGGAATGTGATTACATAAATCCAATTGAGCTTTGCAACAAATTGAACAACTATATTGTTCCTGAGGCATGCATCCACGGAGTTTTAACTTTATTGTTCCTTTTGAACGGTCAAtggttttcatttttacttAATTTGCCTTTACTTGCCTACAATGCTAATAAGATCTACAAAAAGAACTACATGTTAGATGCAACTGAAATATTTAGAACGCTTTCAAAGCACAAGAAGGAGTCTTTTATTAAACTAGGATTCCACTTACTAATGTTCTTCTATTATTTGTACAGGATGATTGCTGCATTGATAGCAGATGAGGATCTCGATTAG
- a CDS encoding uncharacterized protein (BUSCO:EOG09265A08) — translation MAEAVFKKVVSDQKLDGRFSEITSFGTAGYHIGEKPDSRTIAVCGKHNVPINHRAQQISASDFRKYDYIICMDKSNLANLRRIRPRGSEAVVEMFGNWREDPSFPTIVEDPYYGGADGFEDCYRQCIHFSEVFLEREL, via the coding sequence ATGGCAGAAGCCGTTTTTAAGAAAGTGGTGAGTGATCAGAAGCTGGATGGGAGATTTTCTGAAATCACATCTTTTGGCACAGCTGGATATCATATCGGAGAAAAACCCGACTCCAGAACAATTGCAGTTTGTGGTAAACACAACGTTCCAATAAATCACCGAGCACAACAAATTTCAGCATCGGACTTCAGGAAATACGATTATATTATTTGCATGGATAAATCAAACCTTGCAAATTTGAGGAGGATAAGACCAAGGGGTTCTGAAGCAGTTGTTGAGATGTTTGGAAATTGGAGAGAAGACCCATCATTTCCAACAATTGTTGAGGACCCATACTATGGGGGAGCAGACGGATTTGAAGATTGCTATAGGCAGTGCATTCATTTCAGTGAGGTGTTCCTTGAAAGGGAACTATAA